A part of Laspinema palackyanum D2c genomic DNA contains:
- a CDS encoding peptidoglycan-binding domain-containing protein: MLDQRILERGSQGEEVKEIQQILLNMGYDLGEGGVDGTFGPETEAAVKNFQGDINLQYPEATVIMDGKVDSQTWFFLKKSRS; encoded by the coding sequence ATGTTAGATCAACGCATATTAGAACGGGGCAGTCAAGGGGAAGAGGTTAAAGAAATTCAACAAATTTTATTAAATATGGGATACGATTTAGGCGAGGGGGGAGTTGATGGAACATTTGGGCCTGAAACCGAAGCAGCAGTTAAAAATTTTCAAGGAGATATCAATCTGCAATATCCTGAAGCGACGGTAATTATGGATGGAAAGGTTGATAGCCAAACTTGGTTTTTCTTGAAAAAAAGCCGTTCCTAA
- a CDS encoding DUF1622 domain-containing protein, giving the protein MNLHGIETGITTLVISGNIILTSLCQLLAILVIGLGVTRALIIFVKDALFKPHTMEAFQRSRLVMGYSFSLGLSFLIGATILKTMISSQWDDIARLVAIIAVRTVLNYLLLQAIAKATPEVSQVSSPVQA; this is encoded by the coding sequence ATGAATTTGCACGGAATTGAAACAGGGATTACAACTTTAGTTATATCGGGAAATATCATTTTAACCAGTTTATGTCAACTTTTAGCAATATTAGTGATTGGCTTAGGGGTCACCCGAGCCTTAATAATTTTCGTCAAAGATGCTCTGTTTAAACCTCATACAATGGAGGCATTTCAACGCAGCCGATTAGTGATGGGATATTCCTTTTCTTTGGGGTTAAGTTTCCTGATTGGCGCAACGATTTTAAAAACCATGATTTCCAGTCAGTGGGATGATATCGCCCGGTTAGTCGCGATTATTGCAGTGAGAACGGTTTTAAACTATTTATTATTGCAGGCGATCGCCAAAGCTACCCCAGAAGTCTCACAAGTCAGCAGTCCTGTTCAAGCCTAA